The nucleotide sequence atgaaaagGTTACCGGCAGTGAGTATGCTGAAGCGATGGTGAAGACGGGTAAATTGAGAGACATTCAACGtggtttgatgatgaatccTTGTAATGAAGAAGCCCTAGAGGCAATAGAATTATGTATAGCTTAGATAAAAAATGCATAGTCGTAAGATGATTATATAATTGATGACGtcaaaacaatattttgGCTTATTGCTCTTCATTGTGTCAAAAAATGCGAAAGACGCAATTTCAtattttgagaaattaaaaatttgtaATGATTCATACCATCAAAGAAGACTTCACCAGTTTACGATTGGATACTCCGATTTTCCAACGTGCAATCTTATGAACAACCCtctattgttgtttatcaaGAAATTAGACAACTGAGCTACAATAATGGGGTTATTCTCTAAGAAGAAATCAGCATCGCCACCAAGCTCAACTAAATCCGCAACGGTGCTTGGTTCTTCAGCCTCAATTAAATCTGACTTGGGCTTATCTTCATCGAATGAATCCGTGAAGTCAGATATATCCAATGGAAAAATCAAAGGgctattgaagaagaagttaaATGGAGGAGGTGATTCCAATGGCAATGGtaatgttgataaattgactGCTGATTTACGTCAAGTGAAACTTGATAAACATATGGAGAATACACAATCATCTAGGCTGACATTGCAAGTCCCACATGGTGGAAATGAAGGCACACATTTGGCTCCTGAGGGTCATGCACCTTTAAGATATAAGAAACGTGTGAGTACCATTATCGAAACTGAGAATAATTCCagtgatgacgatgatgatgaatctgaagacgatgaagataatGATGAGTATTCAGACTCATCGGAGTCAGATTTAGAAGAAGATCATTTACATCCAATCAAACCTAAATATGACGCAACGCATCATGATTTAGCTCAACAATTATCAACCATAATGGGGTATTGTGGATTACGAAAAGACAcatcatcatattcaacaGAAGAAGCAAATAAGGAAAGTCAGCAAACTTATTCATTACTTGGTCAAGATAATAAGATTAAGAAATTGCCTAAATCGGTCCGcaatgatgaatcaataattggtgaatatcaaattcaattgatacaaAACCTCACAACCAAGATTGAACGATTGATAAATGATGGGAAATGTGAGCAATTATTGACTAAGGAGAAATCACTATATCAAAGGTATGGAGTTATACGGAATGTTCTAGGAAAAGGAGCTTATGGGTTGATTAAATTTATTGACCCCGATGGGAACAAAGCTTCTTCAACGTCCTCACTGAACAACAACTTACTACCGTTGGGGAAAGGGTTATACGTGGTTAAGGAATTACTGAGACGTAAAGATGAAAAGaccaacaattttattGAACGAATCATGTCAGAATTTGTCATATCATCAACGTTGAATAGTAAATATATTATCGAAACTGTTGATTTAATGGGCACATTATCACCAACCATTCTGCTgacatcaacatcaatcaatgatttaCGTATAAGCCAAGTTATGACTTGTAGTCAAGGTGGTGATTTATTCTCCTACTTGTTGACAGGAtccaatatcaaaaacaaaccGGTTACATATATGTCCTTATATGAAGTTGATTGTatattgaaacaagttgCACGGGGCTTGAAATATATGCATGCACATGGGGTTTCTCattgtgatttgaaattggaaaatataCTAATATCATACCAGGCTGGTGCCAACGAGGATGAATCAGCACTCAAACCCAGTTATCAATGCAAGATGCTGATTAAATTGAGTGATTTCGGTAAATCATTTGTTTTTAGAACtgcatttgataaatctgAGCAAAAGTTACAGGGACATCAGGGTATAATTGGATCTGAGCCATATATAGCACCCGAAGAGTACTTGTCTACCAAGACCAAATCATCttattcatcaatcaagaagGATTGTTGGGCATTTGGAATAGTTGCATTGACGCTACTCAATATTCGAAGACATTTTTATTATTCTGAGTCGTTAGCTATTCGCGGAGGCTATCGATTGGGTCTGAAGTTTGTTGCGGGGAACAACACTGATGGGTACAGTACGGGATACTTGTGGAGAAACACCGATGCTAAAGTCAATCACATGAACGAGCctacttcttcttcagtgGGTGCAGCTTTACTGAAATTGGAGTACAAAGATAAGGTGTTTAATGAGTTCGTTCAAAAAAGGATGATTGGCGATTATGATTCCAAAAGTAAAGAATGGTTGATTAAACGGCCAGGAAAATTTGCACCCATTGAAAACATATGTAAACCAATGATCAGCAATACTGAAGAAAGTGCAGAAGAaggagagaaagagaaggagGTGGATACCTTTGGTGCTGATttagatgatgaagatgaggatgatTTAAGTGAATTAAGGGTGTTGATTCTATACAAATTACTTGACCTTGATCCAAGTACACGAATGACTAtggatcaatttttgaaaagtgaTTGGATGACAGCAACTGAATCTTGTTTCTAATGAATACATACACGAGTAATTTTTATTAAAATGCGTTTATAGAAGCAAAATTGTACATAAAAGAGGGGATTCTTTTATCCTTTTAGTGGTAGTTCCAGTTAGGATGACGTAAGGTACAAAAGCTTGTAAATCAATGCAATATAGATGACTCTAAGCTCTCTATTcttattattttgttgttaaAAATCTTGAAACATATCTCGATAAGGATCTTCCACCCCACTTATACCATAATCCAAATCTTTATCTTCTGGATACTTGTCAAATTGGGAAGTATCACCCACACCTGAAGTAATAGGCGGTTCATAAGGAGTTTCAATATCTCGAGATAATAATCGTTCCCATATGACTTCTTTAAACCAAGGATGATTCTTGACATCATTGGATCCACCTTGTAAATTACCCAATCTTTGAGTTAAATCTttaacaatcaatttttgtaaaagATCCAAAATGTCGGGTGGTAAATAATCAGGATAGGTAATTGTACCATTCAAGATATTTTCATAAGTTTTCATTGGAGTTGGATCATAAAATGGAGTATATCCAGtcaacatttcaaaaatcaatattcCAAAAGACCACCAATCAACTGACTTGTTATATGGCTTTGTAGCAACAACTTCAGGAGCAATATAATCAGGAGTACCACATAATGTATAAGTTACATCTTGAACTTCCTTGGCAAACCCAAAATCAGTCAATTTGATATGTCCGTTTTTGTCCAACAAGATATTTTCTGGTTTTAAATCACGATAAATAATGTCCAAATTATGTAAATATTCGATAGCTAGGAAAGTTTCCGCAGCATAAAATTTAGCCACTGGCGTAGGGAACCGTTGTGATTTTCGTAATAATGAGAATAATTCACCTCCTTCTATATAATCCATAATCATGAATAAATTATGGCAATCTTGAAATGTGCCCCACATTCGAATTATAAATGGATGTTGGGCTAATTTTAACATTCTTCGTTCATCATTGGTATGTTCAACTTGTTTCATATTGACAACTcgttcttttttcaatactttcATGGCATAAAAACGTCCATTATGAATTGATCTAGTTAAATGAACTCGTCCAAATGACCCTGTTCCTAATGTTCgtaaaatttgaaaatcattAAGACTATATTTgccttttgttgttgtgtcCTTGTGTGCATGTCGAGATACTTTTTTAGTTAGTGAGTTTGATGAGCTGTTTTGACTACTTAGATTGGGCttggaattgttgttggagttTGGTTTAGGTATACTTTTGGCGTCATTGCTAGCGGTGGTTATGGTTGTTGTAgtgttgtttgttgtttgtcCAGTTGTGCCATTACTATTAGCAAGGTTACTGTTACTAGTGTTGTTGCTACTactattgttgttattaAAACCTTGCAAGCCCGCACCGCGTGTGTTGTTGTcgctgttgttgttattgttattgttgttattatCTAGTGTTGGTGAATTAGACGCATATATATTATTGTTCAGTGGCTGTTGCACTGGTTCGGTTGTTGTATCATTCAAACTCATATTATGAAGTGATTGTGTAGTTGAATCCTGTTGATGTGCTGATGCCATATGGGATAAGTGGCGTTAAGTCTAATTCCTAAATCGGTTCGGTTGAGTGTTTAACTGTTCTGGTAATTAACttcgttgttgtttttaatttttttttctttttttttttttcacgCTTTGTTCGTTTTGAATGTATCTATTACACTTtatatttgaaacaaaaccTTTAGGGCTTTGTATAAAGAAGGGTATTGTTTGGTAGTGGTTTGTCTCTCTCGTGCATTTAATACAGCCTTAGACTAAAGATAGAATTCACTGTCGAATACAAGGTAAACTGGTGGTACCctattgaaattgttgttaaTGTCATACATTaagacaaacaaaataaaaaaaaataaaaaagaaatttaaaaatccaattgatcaCAAAAATAGACTACATCCATACATCAATACTAAAAAGATCCTATTATTGTATGAGTTATTGTCAACCACATACTTCTACAGAGTAGATTTGACTGTATTATGATACCTgtttttattcaacaacgGCAATAGTGTATATACATACACGGACATTGCTTAAATTGAATGGTCATTTTTCCGCGTTAATTAAATGTATTTCTATTGTCAACTATATGTACTGTGCTACCTTATTGTCTGGTTTTATTTCCGTGGTCGTGTGGTGTTacaaatattcaaattgagtgTATACGATACTCAAAATGTTCCTGATACAAAGACGTAGACTATTTCGgtttctattgttttgtttgtaCCTCATAAGCTAGAGATATTGCTCAAAGTGTAATAGCGATGATGTTTGATGAGCTGTCCAGTATTCTTTTCTAATTTGTATGTTTGTGTCTTCAAGTTGTCTCAACGATTACTATTGCGTAACTGCTTATTGGTTTACGTCATTTTAAATGCTTTGTTTAACTAGTATTGTTGTCGGCAATACAGCCCAGCAGTAACCAGCTAAGAATGAAGAGGGTTGAAGCACTGCCACAGAATTCAAGGGGAGACTTAAGAGTGACAGCAAATGGAGGGTGAAAAATACTTCAGGGGGTATCAAACTAAAGAGCTGAGGAAACTTTCCAACTGTTTCGTCAGAGCGGCCCACTATAAAGCAGTCATATGAAGCTGGTAAACATTTATTTTTAGGAAACCTAAGGAGTCGGTCCATTATCGGCTAGTGGTCGTCCTCTATTGCTTCTTTTTtacaatcaagaaaatctttcttcaatcatttttatcaaacGTTTTGTATCGTAAATGCAACCCTTTTCGGAGCAATCAATACTTACACAAAACCAGATGCAATTTCTATTGAAAAGTATAACATAATGCCCACGACACAACTTCTAATGGGCTTAAGCGCCCTTTCATGACTTTTGTACCCTGGTCCTAGCTAATTAGGCCTCGGTTAGCTAATCTCCGTCGGCCATAATCCTCACCATCCTGGTGGCATTGAACTCACTACACAAAAGAGCTGAGTAACCTGGCTATGTAGAACAGTggaacaaacaaaaatcGTTTTCCAAGTTCAAATTTGAcgattttgcaaaaaggACGATATTAGGGGATGAGCTCTTATACCACTCGATTATTATGCAACTGAAGTAGCAACTTTTAGCTAGAGAGATGACACAATGTAATTACCAGCGATGAATGTTGATTCATATGTAATAGTTCAGCTCTCGTTCTTTTGCTGCAGCCTTATATTATATTTCTACAATAGCAATAACCGGACGGTGGTCACTACATAAACATCCTTGGCTGCTGTCACCACAATACTGACTTTGCGTAGCATGATACAAAATAGGCACATTCTGGCTTGTCCaaataaaatcaataattGATTCACCATCTCCGCCATTACTAAATCCAGTACATGTTCTTCGCTCaccttcaattttttgtgCTTTAACTCCAGACTCTTGTAAGTACTTGGCTAAAGTCTGATACCCTTCTGCATTGGGATCACTATTTAAGTCCCCCGTCAAAACCAGTTTCCCCACTGGTGCCTCATTCATTAATTTAACAATAAGCAACGATGATTGTTTTCTTGCTTCTTTCCCACGATGATCAAAATGAGTATTAAACATATTGATGGATTTTCCTTCAACTTTAcgatttttcaaaatgacaTTGGTGACAATTCGATTGTAAGCCGCATCCCAACTCTTACTTGGTTTACTTGGAGTTTCACTTAGCCAAAAAGTCTTAATGAAAATGGGTTCCCAATCTTGTTTATTGTATAATATCGGTGAATATTCCCCGTGAGTATCCCCATTATCTCtaccaacaccaaaataAGTCCAATCGGAACCTAAACCATGCAATATATCTTGTAACTGATTATGTAATACTTCTTGTagtgaaacaattgatggtAAATTGGGATTTGCAGTTGCTTGTTTAATCAAGTGAATAACTCCGAATTTCCTCTCTGACCATGGTTTTTCACCATCAGCAAGTTTCTTGGTATCAAAACGAATATTATGAGTATATATCAAAACTTGTAACG is from Candida orthopsilosis Co 90-125, chromosome 1 draft sequence and encodes:
- a CDS encoding Tpk1 catalytic subunit of cAMP-dependent protein kinase (PKA) (isoform of Tpk2p) yields the protein MASAHQQDSTTQSLHNMSLNDTTTEPVQQPSNNNIYASNSPTLDNNNNNNNNNSDNNTRGAGLQGFNNNNSSSNNTSNSNLANSNGTTGQTTNNTTTTITTASNDAKSIPKPNSNNNSKPNLSSQNSSSNSLTKKVSRHAHKDTTTKGKYSLNDFQILRTLGTGSFGRVHLTRSIHNGRFYAMKVLKKERVVNMKQVEHTNDERRMLKLAQHPFIIRMWGTFQDCHNLFMIMDYIEGGELFSLLRKSQRFPTPVAKFYAAETFLAIEYLHNLDIIYRDLKPENILLDKNGHIKLTDFGFAKEVQDVTYTLCGTPDYIAPEVVATKPYNKSVDWWSFGILIFEMLTGYTPFYDPTPMKTYENILNGTITYPDYLPPDILDLLQKLIVKDLTQRLGNLQGGSNDVKNHPWFKEVIWERLLSRDIETPYEPPITSGVGDTSQFDKYPEDKDLDYGISGVEDPYRDMFQDF